A section of the Ciceribacter thiooxidans genome encodes:
- the cysT gene encoding sulfate ABC transporter permease subunit CysT, which produces MKNWRQPSILPGFGLTLGYTIFYLTVIILIPLAALVWRSASLGWDEFVAIALDERTLLALKVSFGCSLIAASINAVFGVLTAWVLVRYHFPGRRLLDAIIDLPFALPTAVAGISLAALYAPKGWVGSLFAPLGIKIAFTPLGIVVALVFVGLPFVVRTVQPVMQEIDREVEEVAATLGANRFQTISRVILPGLMPAILTGFALAFARAVGEYGSVIFIAGNIPYVSEIAPLLIVIRLEEFNYAGATSIACIMLIISFAMLLLINLLQMCSRRRYANVR; this is translated from the coding sequence ATGAAGAACTGGCGACAGCCGAGCATCTTGCCGGGCTTCGGCCTGACGCTCGGCTATACGATCTTTTACCTGACGGTGATCATCCTGATCCCGCTCGCTGCCCTTGTCTGGCGTTCGGCCTCGCTCGGCTGGGACGAGTTCGTCGCCATCGCGCTCGATGAGCGCACCTTGCTGGCGCTGAAGGTAAGCTTCGGCTGCTCGCTCATTGCCGCGTCGATCAACGCCGTCTTCGGCGTCCTCACCGCCTGGGTGCTGGTGCGCTATCATTTTCCGGGCCGCCGCCTGCTCGATGCGATCATCGATCTGCCGTTCGCACTGCCGACGGCGGTCGCCGGCATCTCGCTCGCCGCGCTCTACGCGCCGAAGGGCTGGGTCGGGTCTCTGTTTGCACCGCTCGGCATCAAGATCGCCTTCACGCCGCTCGGCATCGTCGTGGCGCTGGTCTTCGTCGGACTGCCCTTCGTCGTGCGCACCGTCCAGCCGGTCATGCAGGAGATCGACCGCGAGGTCGAGGAGGTCGCAGCCACCCTCGGGGCGAACCGCTTCCAGACGATTTCCCGCGTCATCCTGCCGGGTCTCATGCCGGCGATCCTCACCGGTTTCGCACTCGCCTTCGCCCGCGCCGTCGGCGAATACGGCTCGGTCATTTTCATCGCCGGCAACATCCCTTACGTTTCGGAAATCGCGCCGCTTCTGATCGTCATCCGGCTGGAGGAGTTCAACTATGCCGGCGCCACCTCGATTGCCTGCATCATGCTGATCATCTCTTTCGCCATGCTGCTGCTGATCAATCTTCTGCAGATGTGTAGCCGCCGGAGGTACGCCAATGTCCGCTGA
- a CDS encoding sulfate ABC transporter substrate-binding protein, with protein MSTFLKHLGGLLVGLSLTAGIAAPAFADAKLLNVSYDPTREFYKEYNAAFAKHWKDETGENVTVQQSHGGSGKQARAVIDGLDADVVTLALESDIDAIARNTGKIPADWRSRLPNNSAPYTSTIVFLVRKGNPKGIHDWGDLVKGDVQIVTPNPKTSGGARWNYLAAWAWAHKEFGGDEAKIKEYVAEIFRRTPVLDTGARGSTVTFAQREIGDVLIAWENEAYLAGREFGNDAFEIVVPKLSILAEPPVAVVDGNVDARGTRKVAEAYLEYLYSPEGQTLAARHFYRPSKPELVPAEQLTLPKLDLVTIDDPIFGGWAKAQPAHFGDGGIFDQIYKPAR; from the coding sequence ATGAGCACATTCCTGAAACATCTGGGCGGTCTTCTGGTCGGCCTGTCATTGACGGCGGGCATCGCCGCTCCGGCCTTCGCCGACGCGAAACTGCTGAATGTCTCCTATGATCCGACGCGTGAGTTCTACAAGGAATACAACGCCGCCTTCGCCAAACACTGGAAGGACGAGACCGGCGAGAATGTCACTGTCCAGCAGTCGCACGGCGGATCGGGCAAGCAGGCCCGCGCGGTGATCGACGGCCTCGATGCCGATGTCGTGACGCTGGCGCTCGAAAGCGACATCGACGCGATTGCCCGGAATACCGGCAAGATCCCGGCCGACTGGCGGAGCCGCCTCCCGAACAATTCCGCCCCCTACACCTCGACGATCGTCTTCCTCGTCCGCAAGGGCAATCCGAAGGGCATCCACGACTGGGGCGACCTGGTGAAGGGCGACGTCCAGATCGTCACTCCGAACCCGAAGACCTCGGGCGGCGCCCGCTGGAACTATCTCGCCGCCTGGGCCTGGGCTCACAAGGAATTCGGTGGCGACGAGGCGAAGATCAAGGAATACGTCGCCGAGATCTTCCGCCGCACGCCCGTCCTCGATACGGGCGCCCGCGGTTCGACCGTGACCTTCGCCCAGCGCGAGATCGGCGACGTGCTGATCGCCTGGGAAAACGAGGCCTATCTCGCCGGCAGAGAATTCGGCAACGACGCCTTCGAGATCGTCGTGCCGAAGCTCTCGATCCTCGCCGAGCCGCCGGTCGCCGTCGTCGACGGAAATGTCGACGCCAGGGGCACCCGCAAGGTCGCCGAGGCCTATCTCGAATACCTCTATTCACCGGAAGGCCAGACGCTCGCCGCCAGGCACTTCTACCGCCCGTCGAAGCCGGAACTCGTGCCCGCCGAACAGCTGACGCTGCCGAAGCTCGATCTGGTCACGATCGACGACCCGATCTTCGGCGGCTGGGCCAAGGCGCAGCCCGCCCACTTCGGCGACGGCGGCATCTTCGACCAGATCTACAAGCCCGCCCGGTAA
- a CDS encoding RrF2 family transcriptional regulator — protein sequence MISQRAKYALRALSVLARAPAGEPVQISDIAEQQAIPKKFLEQILLELKRSGIVVSRRGKQGGYLLLKPANEVTYGEILRLIDGPIAPLPCLSITAYRKCEDCNGEADCEIRRVFAHVADATRRILFEATLADGVSVEEKVEAG from the coding sequence ATGATCTCGCAAAGGGCGAAATACGCGCTGAGGGCGCTGTCTGTGCTGGCGCGCGCGCCAGCCGGCGAGCCCGTGCAGATTTCCGACATCGCCGAGCAGCAGGCGATCCCGAAGAAGTTCCTCGAACAGATCCTGCTCGAGCTGAAGCGCAGCGGCATCGTCGTCAGCCGCCGCGGCAAGCAGGGCGGCTACTTGCTCTTGAAACCTGCGAACGAAGTCACCTACGGCGAGATCCTGCGGCTGATCGACGGACCGATCGCGCCGCTTCCGTGCCTGTCGATCACCGCCTACCGCAAGTGCGAGGACTGCAACGGCGAGGCCGATTGCGAGATCCGCCGTGTCTTCGCGCACGTGGCGGACGCCACCCGCCGCATTCTGTTCGAGGCCACACTCGCCGACGGCGTGAGCGTCGAGGAAAAGGTCGAAGCCGGCTGA
- a CDS encoding phosphoadenylyl-sulfate reductase codes for MTTRHQEDQARSLDQELAALDLAGRLALVGQLGGRAVFTTSLGIEDQVITAVIGTERLPIEVSTLETGRLFPETVALIAETEERFGIEIRRFRPEQADIDAYAEKYGLNGFYESVEARHACCHVRKLKPLARALEGAAVWVTGLRRGQSGNRAMTPFAEYDAERNLIKVNPLADWSIEEIKAFVEAEAVPVNPLHARGYPSIGCEPCTRAIKPGEPERAGRWWWENDEKRECGLHVAEAAEASPIPVRA; via the coding sequence ATGACGACCCGCCACCAGGAAGACCAGGCCCGCAGCCTCGACCAGGAACTCGCCGCCCTCGACCTCGCCGGACGGCTTGCGCTCGTCGGGCAGCTCGGCGGCCGCGCCGTCTTTACCACGAGCCTCGGCATCGAGGACCAGGTGATCACCGCCGTGATCGGCACCGAACGTCTGCCGATCGAGGTTTCGACGCTCGAGACCGGCCGGCTCTTTCCCGAAACGGTGGCGCTGATTGCCGAGACGGAAGAACGCTTCGGCATCGAGATCAGGCGTTTCCGTCCCGAACAGGCGGATATCGACGCCTATGCGGAGAAATACGGCCTGAACGGCTTCTACGAGAGCGTCGAGGCCCGCCACGCCTGCTGTCATGTGCGCAAGCTGAAGCCGCTCGCCCGTGCGCTCGAAGGAGCGGCCGTCTGGGTGACCGGGCTTCGCCGCGGCCAGTCCGGCAATCGTGCGATGACGCCGTTCGCCGAATACGACGCCGAGCGCAACCTCATCAAGGTCAACCCCCTCGCCGACTGGTCGATCGAGGAGATCAAGGCCTTCGTCGAGGCCGAGGCGGTGCCGGTCAATCCGCTGCACGCCCGCGGCTATCCCTCGATCGGCTGCGAGCCGTGCACACGGGCGATCAAGCCCGGCGAACCTGAACGCGCCGGCCGCTGGTGGTGGGAGAACGACGAGAAGCGCGAATGCGGGCTGCATGTGGCGGAAGCGGCGGAGGCGAGCCCCATTCCCGTTCGGGCCTAA
- the cysD gene encoding sulfate adenylyltransferase subunit CysD — MHVHTSEFDPHSKDPVTKPPLDPHLKALENEAIHIFREVAAEFDKPVMLYSIGKDSSVLLHLARKAFYPGRVPFPLLHVNTGWKFAEMIAFRDEMVERYDLDLIEHINPRGAAEGITPFSHGSALYTDIMKTEGLRQALDAGKFDAAFGGARRDEEASRAKERIYSFRTPDHRWDPRNQRPELWNIYNGQIRRGESVRAFPLSNWTEVDIWRYIQAENIPLVPLYFAKKRPFVERDGMMILAEDPRLELLPGEVRQEGMIRFRTLGCFPLTGAIRSHATTLEDVIAELEIATVSERQGRAIDRDQSGSMEKKKREGYF; from the coding sequence ATGCACGTACACACATCCGAGTTCGATCCGCATTCGAAGGATCCCGTGACCAAGCCGCCGCTCGATCCGCACCTGAAGGCGCTGGAGAACGAGGCGATCCATATCTTCCGCGAGGTCGCGGCGGAGTTCGACAAGCCGGTCATGCTCTATTCGATCGGCAAGGATTCCTCCGTCCTGCTGCACCTCGCCCGCAAGGCCTTCTATCCCGGCCGCGTGCCCTTCCCGCTGTTGCACGTCAACACCGGCTGGAAGTTCGCGGAAATGATCGCCTTCCGCGACGAGATGGTGGAGCGCTACGACCTCGACTTGATCGAGCACATCAATCCGCGCGGTGCGGCCGAAGGGATTACGCCCTTCAGCCACGGCTCGGCGCTCTATACCGACATCATGAAGACGGAAGGCCTGCGCCAGGCGCTCGACGCCGGCAAGTTCGACGCGGCCTTCGGCGGTGCACGGCGCGACGAGGAAGCCTCCCGCGCCAAGGAGCGCATCTATTCCTTCCGCACGCCGGACCATCGCTGGGATCCGCGCAACCAGCGGCCGGAGCTCTGGAACATCTACAACGGCCAGATCCGCCGCGGCGAGAGCGTGCGCGCCTTTCCGCTCTCCAACTGGACCGAGGTCGACATCTGGCGCTACATCCAGGCGGAGAACATTCCACTCGTGCCGCTCTACTTCGCCAAGAAGCGCCCCTTCGTGGAGCGCGACGGCATGATGATCCTCGCCGAGGACCCGCGCCTCGAACTGCTGCCCGGCGAAGTCCGCCAGGAGGGCATGATCCGTTTCCGCACGCTCGGCTGCTTCCCGCTGACGGGCGCCATCCGCAGCCACGCGACCACGCTCGAAGACGTGATCGCCGAGCTCGAAATCGCAACCGTGTCCGAGCGCCAGGGCCGGGCCATCGACCGCGACCAGTCGGGGTCGATGGAAAAGAAGAAACGCGAAGGATATTTCTGA
- a CDS encoding dihydrofolate reductase family protein codes for MARILGYIATSLDGMIVSGDDSLDWLYKYDGMDLGEHDYTLFLKRIRTVVMGRKTYDFLANEPSPWPYAEQRVIVVTSRPIDDPKGPLTVRSDIDALIAELRALDDGDVWMLGGGQLQMAFIERGALDEIEIYVMPELIGGGQPLFPPTGFRASLELVSAKAMDRGCVRLHYRMPRAA; via the coding sequence ATGGCCAGAATCCTCGGATATATCGCGACCAGTCTGGATGGCATGATCGTCTCGGGGGACGACAGCCTCGACTGGCTCTACAAGTATGACGGCATGGACCTCGGAGAGCACGATTACACGCTGTTTCTGAAGCGCATCCGCACCGTCGTCATGGGGCGGAAGACCTACGACTTCCTCGCCAACGAACCTTCGCCCTGGCCCTACGCCGAACAACGGGTGATCGTCGTCACCTCGCGGCCGATCGACGATCCGAAGGGTCCGCTCACCGTCCGCAGCGACATCGACGCCCTCATCGCGGAGCTCCGCGCGCTGGACGACGGCGACGTCTGGATGCTCGGCGGCGGGCAGCTCCAGATGGCGTTCATCGAGCGCGGCGCCCTGGACGAAATCGAGATCTACGTGATGCCCGAACTGATCGGCGGCGGCCAGCCGCTTTTTCCGCCGACTGGTTTCCGGGCGAGCCTGGAGCTCGTCAGTGCGAAGGCGATGGACCGCGGTTGCGTCCGGCTGCATTACCGCATGCCCCGGGCGGCTTAG
- a CDS encoding TetR/AcrR family transcriptional regulator, with protein MARHKTISDEQVLDRLFDVIVETGPDGLTFAKSAAACGLSPASLVQRYGNRERLVEAILLRAWDRLDAETAAADAAEAVTPDGAVNFLMRLMPAESAERDATDGLLLLREDIRNPKLRARGAAWGHAVAEALGRRLSEDREKGRRLGWQMAAVWQGAHTWWAFTRAEPAEHAIRRMLTEWLERL; from the coding sequence ATGGCCAGACACAAGACCATATCTGACGAGCAGGTGCTCGACCGTCTGTTCGACGTCATCGTCGAGACGGGGCCCGACGGGCTGACCTTCGCGAAGAGTGCAGCGGCATGCGGGCTCTCCCCCGCCTCTCTCGTGCAGCGCTACGGCAACCGGGAACGGCTGGTCGAAGCGATCCTGCTGCGCGCGTGGGACAGGCTCGACGCCGAAACGGCCGCCGCCGACGCCGCGGAGGCGGTGACGCCGGACGGCGCGGTGAATTTCCTCATGCGCCTGATGCCCGCGGAATCTGCCGAGCGCGACGCGACCGACGGGCTCCTGCTGCTCAGGGAGGATATCCGCAATCCGAAGCTCCGTGCCCGCGGCGCTGCCTGGGGTCATGCGGTTGCCGAAGCGCTGGGCCGTCGCCTCTCCGAAGACCGGGAGAAGGGCCGGCGACTGGGCTGGCAGATGGCCGCCGTGTGGCAGGGCGCCCATACCTGGTGGGCATTCACGCGAGCGGAGCCCGCGGAACACGCCATCCGGCGGATGCTGACCGAGTGGCTCGAGCGGCTCTGA
- a CDS encoding DUF2165 family protein, with translation MTQFASLLLFKTVLLSGLALWLSVVVVNNLTAFRGGVFSVGSMMAMHLFDQAPAITTPLLSRRVTSEGWHRLVYGFVVTVEIVVALLLVYAALVSLGAFLGYADAAAAVGYANLALSGFVAMGLIMLVGGAWFAYYIRQEGAQITHFALIGLGLAAGLVINIPTL, from the coding sequence ATGACCCAGTTTGCCTCGCTCCTTCTCTTCAAGACTGTGCTTCTCTCCGGGCTCGCCCTCTGGCTCTCGGTCGTCGTGGTCAACAACCTGACCGCCTTCCGCGGTGGCGTCTTTTCCGTCGGCTCGATGATGGCCATGCATCTCTTCGACCAAGCACCGGCGATCACCACGCCGCTCCTCTCCCGCCGCGTCACGTCCGAAGGCTGGCACCGGCTGGTCTACGGCTTCGTCGTCACCGTGGAGATCGTCGTCGCGCTCTTGCTCGTCTACGCCGCACTCGTCTCGCTCGGAGCCTTCCTCGGCTATGCGGATGCGGCGGCCGCCGTCGGATACGCCAACCTCGCGCTTTCGGGCTTCGTTGCGATGGGCCTCATCATGCTGGTCGGCGGCGCATGGTTTGCCTATTACATCCGGCAGGAGGGCGCGCAGATCACCCATTTCGCGCTGATCGGCCTCGGCCTCGCCGCCGGCCTCGTCATCAACATCCCGACGCTGTGA
- a CDS encoding GGDEF domain-containing protein yields the protein MEQFLHLPTIMVVYALGTLVVAVISLGIWWRDRSNRAFAVLGLASVAGIVGAVLHGLRLVVPFWLSTGLGFPLAFAGIGLFWSAFAVFDNRRPSYLAAFAGALLSLAIYPLSLFQDSTVFRAVFAAAVFGVYNGLAAWEVYRGGLREPLPFRPLACAINLGHALLWLARIPFALFVAPPVDAQEHYAVWFVGLSLLSALSNMFGMFSLAMLAKDRSERRYRIAAETDALTGLDNRRSFIARTEAMLARPDEATAMLLFDLDHFKSVNDTDGHLAGDRVLVAFSELLRRQMPENAVVARFGGEEFACLLPGAGLDEGRAIADAFRRAVERHLIPFEGRTLSITVSIGVAVIGEGTVTLDLLLASADTMLYLAKAEGRNCVRALQLPGAKAAAAGRGGASDQAGAISGRILHSRPA from the coding sequence TTGGAGCAATTTCTACATCTGCCGACCATCATGGTCGTCTATGCCCTCGGAACGCTTGTCGTCGCCGTCATCTCGCTGGGCATCTGGTGGCGCGATCGCAGCAACAGGGCCTTCGCCGTGCTGGGTCTCGCCTCTGTCGCCGGGATCGTCGGCGCGGTGCTGCATGGCCTGCGTCTCGTCGTGCCATTCTGGCTCTCCACCGGCCTCGGTTTTCCGCTCGCCTTTGCCGGCATCGGCCTCTTCTGGAGTGCCTTTGCCGTCTTCGACAATCGTCGGCCGAGCTACCTCGCAGCCTTTGCCGGTGCGCTCCTGAGCCTTGCCATTTATCCGCTGTCGCTGTTCCAGGACTCGACCGTCTTCCGCGCCGTCTTCGCCGCTGCGGTCTTTGGTGTCTATAACGGGCTTGCCGCGTGGGAGGTCTACCGCGGCGGGCTCCGCGAACCGCTGCCGTTCCGCCCGCTCGCCTGCGCCATCAATCTCGGCCACGCGCTGCTCTGGCTCGCGCGCATTCCCTTCGCGCTCTTCGTCGCGCCTCCGGTCGATGCGCAGGAGCACTACGCGGTCTGGTTCGTCGGCCTGTCGCTGCTCTCGGCGCTCTCCAACATGTTCGGCATGTTCTCGCTTGCGATGCTCGCCAAGGATCGTTCCGAGCGTCGCTACCGGATCGCGGCGGAGACCGATGCGCTGACGGGGCTCGACAACCGCCGCTCCTTCATCGCGCGGACGGAGGCGATGCTCGCCCGGCCGGACGAGGCGACGGCAATGCTGCTCTTCGACCTCGACCACTTCAAGTCGGTCAACGACACCGACGGTCATCTCGCCGGCGACCGCGTGCTGGTCGCATTCTCCGAACTGCTCCGGCGGCAAATGCCGGAAAACGCCGTCGTCGCGCGGTTCGGCGGTGAGGAATTCGCCTGCCTCCTGCCGGGAGCCGGGCTGGACGAGGGGCGTGCGATAGCCGATGCATTCCGGAGGGCCGTAGAGCGGCACCTGATCCCCTTCGAAGGCCGGACGCTCTCCATCACCGTCAGCATAGGCGTCGCGGTGATAGGCGAGGGGACTGTGACCCTCGACCTTCTTCTCGCATCGGCCGACACCATGCTCTATCTGGCCAAGGCCGAGGGTCGCAATTGCGTCCGCGCCTTGCAACTGCCGGGGGCCAAGGCTGCCGCCGCCGGGAGAGGCGGCGCGAGCGATCAGGCGGGCGCAATCTCCGGTCGGATCCTGCATTCCCGCCCCGCCTGA
- a CDS encoding pseudoazurin has product MHSVTKYLIGAALLTAFGTPALAADFEVHMLNKGKDGVMVFEPALTKVAPGDTITFIPTDKGHNAETVKGMIPEGAEAFKGKINETVKATFTVPGAYVIKCNPHFSMGMVAVVVVGDAPANVDEIKSVKAPKKAQEKIEKELAQL; this is encoded by the coding sequence ATGCATTCCGTTACCAAGTATCTCATCGGCGCCGCCCTGCTGACCGCTTTCGGCACGCCTGCTCTCGCGGCCGATTTCGAGGTCCACATGCTCAACAAGGGCAAGGACGGCGTCATGGTGTTCGAACCCGCGCTGACCAAGGTCGCGCCCGGAGACACGATCACCTTCATTCCCACCGACAAGGGTCATAACGCCGAAACCGTCAAGGGCATGATCCCGGAAGGTGCCGAAGCGTTCAAGGGCAAGATCAACGAGACGGTCAAGGCCACCTTCACCGTGCCGGGCGCCTACGTGATCAAGTGCAACCCGCACTTCAGCATGGGCATGGTTGCCGTGGTCGTCGTCGGTGACGCCCCCGCCAATGTCGATGAGATCAAGAGCGTCAAGGCCCCGAAGAAGGCCCAGGAAAAGATCGAGAAGGAACTGGCTCAGCTCTGA